The Urbifossiella limnaea genome has a window encoding:
- a CDS encoding type II toxin-antitoxin system RelE/ParE family toxin, which yields MSLQLVIRPDAEDELTAAHDWYESQQAGVGDDFLRAADAVFVRITAQPELYAAGYRGARQAPIHRFPYVVVYRIVGTTIDVFAVVHTKPAPTVVAGSPLTRRPALQSQPVAGPRPAPITGVAAGSNQLFYESVTCFRGSTPLRRKQ from the coding sequence ATGAGCCTCCAACTGGTCATCCGCCCGGACGCGGAGGACGAGCTCACCGCCGCACACGACTGGTACGAGAGTCAGCAAGCCGGCGTCGGGGACGATTTCCTCCGAGCCGCGGATGCCGTGTTCGTTCGGATCACGGCCCAGCCCGAGTTGTACGCCGCCGGTTACCGCGGCGCCCGCCAGGCGCCGATCCATCGATTCCCCTACGTGGTCGTTTATCGAATTGTTGGGACCACGATCGACGTGTTCGCCGTCGTCCACACCAAGCCGGCACCAACGGTCGTGGCGGGCTCGCCTCTGACCCGCCGCCCAGCGCTGCAGTCGCAACCCGTTGCCGGGCCACGACCTGCTCCCATTACCGGAGTCGCGGCTGGATCGAACCAACTTTTTTATGAGTCGGTGACATGTTTCCGGGGATCGACCCCCCTCCGCCGGAAACAATGA
- a CDS encoding cupin domain-containing protein, with translation MDATRREFGSQFLGALVAYGFVETCWRRDLFAQEVRPTIDAWFKELGEMTADLRGRRLTDVQFQERMEALYRRVDLPALCRFVKLDEVERRKLPDNGALSAGFDLGGVGGLPAAPGFGKQIFGCGRGRSIVPHGHANMCTGFIVLKGRWAGKHYDRVETAADHYLIRPTIDKEFGPGEVSTISDHKDNVHWFRAATDGAYIFNVHVDGYDPRLGAGSGRLYLDPAGERVAGGLIKAAKMSSADCHRKYG, from the coding sequence GTGGACGCCACCCGCCGCGAGTTCGGTTCCCAGTTCCTCGGCGCCCTCGTCGCCTACGGGTTCGTCGAGACGTGCTGGCGCCGCGACCTGTTCGCGCAGGAAGTCCGCCCGACCATCGACGCCTGGTTCAAGGAACTGGGCGAGATGACGGCCGACCTCCGCGGCCGCCGCCTCACCGACGTGCAGTTCCAGGAGCGCATGGAAGCTCTGTACCGCCGCGTCGACCTGCCGGCGCTATGCCGGTTCGTGAAGCTCGACGAGGTCGAGCGCCGCAAGCTGCCCGACAACGGCGCCCTCAGCGCCGGGTTCGACCTTGGCGGCGTCGGCGGCCTGCCGGCGGCGCCGGGCTTCGGCAAGCAGATCTTCGGCTGCGGCCGCGGCCGGTCGATCGTGCCGCACGGCCACGCCAACATGTGCACCGGGTTCATCGTGCTGAAGGGCCGCTGGGCGGGGAAGCACTACGACCGCGTGGAGACGGCCGCCGACCACTACCTGATCCGGCCGACGATCGACAAGGAGTTCGGCCCCGGTGAAGTGAGCACCATCTCGGACCACAAGGACAACGTCCACTGGTTCCGCGCCGCCACCGACGGCGCGTACATCTTCAACGTCCACGTGGACGGCTACGACCCGCGGCTGGGCGCCGGCAGCGGCCGGCTGTACCTCGACCCGGCGGGCGAGCGCGTGGCCGGCGGGCTGATCAAGGCGGCGAAGATGTCGTCGGCCGACTGCCACCGCAAGTACGGCTGA